A genome region from Euphorbia lathyris chromosome 4, ddEupLath1.1, whole genome shotgun sequence includes the following:
- the LOC136227601 gene encoding transcription factor GTE6: protein MELSIPDFGNFQLGNSEDNSVEAEGYKNRVDGLFQKVDKLEQRVNDVERFYLNLNKKQQIVGSKGSSVVKDKDKETRPVPSIRKQQQDASKREAAAVKRMQELMRQFGTILRQLYQHKWAWPFRQPVDVKGLGLHDYYEVIDKPMDFSTINNQMETKDGTGYKNVREICADVRLVFKNAMKYNDERNDVHVMAKTLLAKFEEKWLQLLPKVTEEEKRREMEEAEAQLDMQLAQEVAHAKMARELSNELYEIDMHLDELRDMVVQKCRKMSTEEKRKLGAALTRLSPEDLTKALEIVAQNNPGFQATAEEVDLDIDAQSESTLWRLKFFVKDALEVQGKNAASTGGNNNNSNSTATNNNNVNNNKRKKEICEALVKTAKKRNKKGST from the exons ATGGAGCTATCAATTCCAGATTTTGGGAATTTCCAATTAGGAAATTCTGAAGATAATTCCGTGGAAGCTGAGGGTTATAAGAATCGTGTTGATGGACTGTTTCAAAAAGTTGATAAG CTTGAGCAAAGAGTGAATGATGTTGAACGGTTTTACTTGAATCTGAACAAGAAGCAACAGATTGTTGGTTCCAAAGGTAGCTCGGTCGTCAAGGATAAAGATAAGGAGACCAGACCTGTGCCTAGCATAAGGAAACAGCAGCAAGATGCATCCAAACGGGAAGCAGCTGCTGTAAAACGAATGCAAGAGCTTATGCGTCAATTTGGTACAATATTGCGCCAG CTCTACCAGCATAAGTGGGCTTGGCCTTTTCGGCAACCTGTAGATGTCAAAGGTTTGGGTTTGCATGACTATTATGAG GTTATTGACAAGCCCATGGACTTCAGTACAATTAATAATCAAATGGAGACTAAGGATGGTACTGGATATAAGAATGTTAGGGAGATATGTGCTGATGTAAGGTTAGTTTTTAAGAATGCTATGAAATATAATGATGAAAGAAATGATGTTCACGTTATGGCTAAAACCTTGCTGGCAAAATTTGAGGAGAAGTGGCTGCAACTTTTACCTAAAGTCACCGAAGAG GAGAAAAGAAGGGAAATGGAGGAAGCAGAGGCTCAGTTGGACATGCAACTTGCTCAGGAGGTTGCTCATGCTAAAATGGCAAGAGAATTAAGTAATGAG CTGTATGAGATTGATATGCATTTGGATGAACTTAGAGACATGGTTGTTCAAAAATGCAG AAAAATGTCAACTGAAGAGAAAAGAAAGCTCGGGGCAGCCCTCACAAGATTGTCTCCTGAAGATCTTACCAAAGCATTGGAAATTGTTGCTCAAAATAACCCAGGCTTTCAAGCTACAGCCGAAGAAGTTGATCTTGACATTGATGCTCAG AGTGAATCCACTCTATGGAGGTTAAAGTTTTTTGTGAAGGACGCCCTAGAAGTTCAAGGCAAAAATGCAGCAAGCACAGGTGGAAATAACAACAACAGTAACTCGACGGCGACCAACAATAACAATGTGAATAACAATAAGCGAAAAAAAGAGATTTGTGAGGCACTCGTCAAAACTGCCAAGAAAAGGAATAAAAAGGGCTCTACGTGA